One window of the Yamadazyma tenuis chromosome 6, complete sequence genome contains the following:
- a CDS encoding uncharacterized protein (COG:S; EggNog:ENOG503NYNP), which translates to MSRSEQHPLLDKRRPSVKFRDVTVNSEADLEHTFNDIYDAIADDNLLDDEELDEDAIWLREQRTLNKTLHWLKRPSLFILGINVFVFAFADLTAESTRQLIYFKLACNSLLQESGSGSCDAAQAEVMVSHMKACFGVAASVIALLVMTKVGSLSDQYGRKYFMVAVVLDIFLTRALKYYLLSRYDHLMFKWLVFSEALASITGGMMTFMNLVNCYIADIADYHERSYFFGVGISFFYAGVSLGPVSSSFLMEFTKKFRAARPQVIVADATINAVEPYEWDPLRLELVAFAVCSVLAIFMLPESRPEKSRRRSRSLSVISRTTVGAEDQKPLSLHTITSKVVGSITTYFSPLKLLWIPEEFKPVNYTDGRFYRERMAVILLTTCDCCLTCMSTGSGQVFMLYGILKFSWSAGTLGYVLSITFAAKAFTLIILAPFLNHFVYHKVFHFKVMKRQLDMLDFVNITVGLSVDALTLFWYPFINTTPVFLGVLGLSSFSALASPSLNSAIVKYYPDSQTGALFSAIYLVKNICNITVPVLMLTIYNYSITDWNNPGILFQIMAACLLMLVGFMFIVKRLLNLSGTSSAEVLTRTSSFSRSRSNSVAHSRSGSISSVNVTIPAAGASSDYFQSADSGSRADSEGSPQKLANPMSNTLKKNSSFSGNV; encoded by the coding sequence ATGTCCCGTTCCGAGCAGCATCCGTTGCTTGACAAGAGGCGTCCCTCTGTCAAATTCAGAGATGTAACGGTCAATTCAGAAGCCGATTTGGAGCACACTTTCAATGATATTTATGATGCTATTGCTGACGACAACCTTTTGGACGATGAAGAGCTCGACGAAGATGCGATCTGGCTTCGTGAACAACGTACGTTGAACAAGACGTTGCATTGGTTGAAAAGGCCATCGTTATTCATCTTGGGAATcaatgtgtttgtgtttgccTTTGCAGATTTGACGGCGGAGAGCACTCGACAATTGATTTATTTCAAATTGGCCTGTAACAGTTTACTACAAGAAAGTGGAAGCGGACTGTGTGACGCTGCACAGGCCGAAGTGATGGTATCTCATATGAAGGCGTGTTTTGGAGTGGCTGCTAGTGTTATCGctttgttggtgatgaccAAGGTAGGGTCGTTATCAGACCAATACGGGCGTAAATACTTTATGGTTGCAGTGGTACTCGATATCTTTTTAACAAGAGCCTTAAAGTACTACTTGTTGTCAAGATATGACCACTTGATGTTCAAATGGTTGGTTTTTCTGGAGGCTCTTGCTAGTATTACTGGAGGTATGATGACGTTTAtgaacttggtcaactgcTATATTGCGGATATCGCAGACTACCATGAGCGGAGTTATTTCTTTGGAGTGGGAATCTCCTTTTTCTATGCGGGGGTTTCCTTGGGTCCTGTGAGCTCTTCGTTCTTGATGGAGTTTACAAAGAAGTTTAGAGCCGCCAGACCACAGGTCATAGTGGCCGATGCAACCATCAATGCAGTCGAACCCTATGAGTGGGATCCGTTGaggttggaattggttgCGTTTGCCGTTTGTCTGGTGCTTGCTATCTTTATGTTACCGGAGTCAAGACCAGAAAAGTCGAGGAGAAGGTCCAGAAGCCTTTCAGTAATCAGCCGAACCACTGTTGGCGCAGAGGACCAAAAACCACTTAGTTTGCACACCATTACTTCTAAAGTTGTGGGCTCAATCACCACCTACTTTAGTCCTTTAAAGCTTCTTTGGATTCCAGAAGAATTCAAGCCTGTGAACTACACCGATGGTAGATTTTACCGGGAAAGAATGGCAGTGATTCTTCTAACCACTTGTGATTGTTGCTTGACTTGTATGAGCACAGGGTCGGGGCAGGTGTTTATGTTATACGGgattttgaagttcagCTGGAGCGCAGGCACGCTTGGTTATGTTCTTTCGATCACGTTTGCGGCCAAGGCCTTCACGTTGATAATCTTGGCTCCATTCTTGAACCATTTCGTTTACCACAAGGTGTTCCATTTCAAAGTGATGAAACGTCAATTAGACATGCTTGATTTTGTTAACATTACAGTTGGATTACTGGTTGATGCGTTGACATTGTTCTGGTATCCGTTCATCAATACTACGCCAGTATTTCTTGGTGTACTTGGACTTTCGAGTTTCTCAGCGTTGGCAAGTCCTTCCTTAAACTCAGCTATTGTCAAATATTACCCAGACTCTCAAACCGGGGCACTCTTCTCTGCCATATACTTGGTAAAGAACATTTGTAACATCACCGTGCCCGTCTTGATGCTCACCATCTATAACTATTCCATCACCGATTGGAATAATCCCGGAATCTTGTTTCAAATCATGGCCGCGTGTCTTTTGATGTTGGTGGGCTTTATGTTCATAGTGAAGAGgcttttgaacttgagtGGTACTTCTTCGGCCGAGGTGCTAACCCGGACCAGCTCGTTCAGTCGGTCTAGAAGTAATTCAGTTGCCCACTCCCGAAGTGGGTCTATAAGTTCTGTCAATGTGACTATTCCTGCTGCAGGCGCCTCTTCTGATTATTTCCAGAGCGCTGATTCGGGTTCTCGAGCAGATTCAGAAGGCAGCCCTCAGAAACTTGCTAACCCCATGAGCAACACCCTTAAGAAAAATAGCTCTTTTTCTGGAAACGTTTGA